In a genomic window of Thiolapillus brandeum:
- a CDS encoding ATPase, giving the protein MKFTPESFRAWEHKKITLLGMSGVGKTYISNMLRQHDWFHYSGDYRIGTRYLDELIMDLVKAQAMQQPFLRDLLRKDWIYIRNNIKVDDLGPVLSFVGKLGNPEQGGVPLEDFVRRQAQYREAEIAAVRDVPDFVRKAQEVYGYKHFINDMGGSLCELDEPGIIDLLAEHTLILYIKITDEEQERQLIARAQSAPKPLYYRPEFLLEQLDIYLREQNLEYAAQMNPDDFTRWVFPRLFHSRIPRYEAIARHGYTVTSKELSEVKTEGEFIELLERAIAREDD; this is encoded by the coding sequence ATGAAGTTCACCCCTGAATCTTTCCGCGCCTGGGAGCACAAGAAGATCACCCTGCTGGGCATGTCCGGTGTGGGCAAGACCTACATCTCCAACATGCTGCGCCAGCACGACTGGTTTCATTACTCCGGCGACTACCGTATTGGTACCCGCTATCTGGATGAACTGATCATGGATCTGGTGAAAGCCCAGGCCATGCAGCAGCCCTTCCTCCGCGACTTGTTGCGCAAGGACTGGATTTATATCCGCAACAACATCAAGGTGGACGATCTGGGGCCGGTGTTGAGCTTTGTGGGCAAACTGGGTAATCCTGAGCAGGGCGGGGTTCCGCTGGAGGACTTCGTGCGCCGTCAGGCCCAGTACCGGGAGGCCGAGATCGCCGCTGTGAGGGATGTGCCGGATTTTGTCCGCAAGGCCCAGGAAGTGTATGGCTACAAGCATTTCATCAATGACATGGGTGGCAGCTTGTGTGAGCTGGATGAGCCCGGCATCATTGATTTGCTGGCGGAACATACTTTGATTCTGTATATCAAGATCACTGATGAAGAACAGGAACGACAGCTCATCGCACGCGCCCAGTCGGCTCCCAAGCCCCTCTACTACCGCCCGGAGTTTCTGCTGGAACAGCTGGATATCTACCTGCGGGAGCAGAATCTGGAGTATGCCGCGCAAATGAATCCGGACGATTTTACGCGCTGGGTATTTCCGCGATTGTTCCATTCGCGCATTCCGCGTTACGAAGCGATTGCCCGGCACGGCTATACGGTCACGTCGAAGGAGTTGTCTGAAGTGAAGACAGAAGGGGAGTTTATCGAATTACTGGAAAGGGCGATTGCCCGGGAGGATGACTGA
- a CDS encoding error-prone DNA polymerase: MKRDPAYAELHCISNYSFLRGASHPEELVARAAEQGYTALALTDECSLAGVVRAHQEARRQGLKLIIGTEIRLTGGPRLVLLARNRRGYVQLCRLITRGRRRADKGHYVLARADLEQGLEDCLALLLLRWGEDAAAGWFQSCFAGRGWLALGLLRDGRDTGLLRQARHLSERHRLPLVAVGHVLMHRRGRRMLRDLLTAIRHGCTIDALGWRALDNGERHLRSRENLAALYPQELMQQALVIAGQCDFSLDELAYEYPDDVTPAGMSAQDYLRSLVEEGIRRRWPQGCPEKVRRQIEHELPLIAELNYAAYFLTVWDLVAFARQRGILCQGRGSAANSAVCYCLGITEVDPARMNLLFERFISRERGEPPDIDVDFEHERREEVIQYIYEKYGRERAALAATVISYRPRSALRDVGKALGLTTGQLEQLARAASGWRSHREVQGEWLREQGFDPDSKLIRRLLYLVNEIQGFPRHLSQHVGGFVISRGGLDELVPVENAAMPDRSIIQWDKDDLEALGLLKVDVLALGMLSAIRRALVMLGRELQDIPAEDPRVYDMICRADTVGVFQIESRAQMSMLPRLRPRCFYDLVVEVAIVRPGPIQGDMVHPYLRRRQGLEAVDYPSDAVRDVLARTLGVPIFQEQVIRLTQVAAGFSPGEADQIRRSMAAWRRRGGMEVWERKLKAGMQARGYSVAFAERIFRQIQGFGEYGFPESHAASFALLVYVSAWIKCHHPAVFACALLNSQPMGFYAPAQLVRDAREHGVEVLPVDVLHSDWDCRLEGSVLRLGLRLVKGLSRAGAERLVTERGQADFSSVQELAARTGIRSSDLKALAAADALASLEADRYRANWAVAGSESGLPLLQAAAFAEARPDLPVPDEASQVLADYAHLGLSLRTHPLALLRPELGRLRFLPAEEVGHRKPGSMVRAAGLVLTRQRPGKGNAVFITLEDETGTLNLIVWRHLAERQRQVLLGAKLLGVWAEIQRAEGVQHLVVRRLYDYSGLLGELPLHSRDFR, encoded by the coding sequence ATGAAGCGCGATCCCGCCTATGCAGAGCTGCATTGCATCAGCAATTACAGTTTTCTGCGGGGTGCCTCCCACCCGGAGGAGCTGGTGGCCCGTGCCGCAGAACAAGGTTATACGGCCCTGGCACTCACGGATGAATGCAGTCTGGCAGGGGTGGTGCGTGCCCACCAGGAAGCCCGGCGCCAGGGCCTGAAACTGATCATCGGTACAGAGATCCGTCTGACCGGGGGACCGCGCCTGGTGCTGCTGGCGCGCAATCGCCGGGGCTATGTGCAGCTTTGCCGCTTGATCACCCGGGGACGCCGCCGGGCGGACAAGGGCCACTATGTGCTGGCGCGGGCCGACCTGGAGCAGGGTTTGGAGGACTGCCTGGCCCTGTTGCTGCTGCGTTGGGGAGAGGATGCTGCCGCAGGATGGTTCCAGAGCTGTTTTGCCGGACGTGGCTGGCTGGCTTTGGGACTGCTGCGGGATGGCCGGGATACCGGACTGTTGCGACAGGCACGGCATCTGTCGGAACGCCATAGGCTGCCCCTGGTGGCTGTGGGCCATGTGCTCATGCACCGGCGGGGGCGGCGCATGCTGCGGGATCTGCTCACGGCCATTCGCCATGGCTGTACCATCGACGCCTTGGGCTGGCGCGCTCTGGACAATGGTGAACGGCACCTGCGTTCCCGGGAGAATCTGGCGGCCCTGTATCCACAGGAACTCATGCAGCAGGCGCTGGTCATTGCCGGGCAGTGTGATTTTTCCCTGGATGAATTGGCTTATGAGTATCCCGATGATGTGACCCCGGCGGGTATGAGCGCCCAGGACTATCTGCGCAGTCTGGTGGAGGAGGGCATCCGGCGCCGCTGGCCACAGGGGTGCCCGGAAAAGGTGCGTCGGCAGATCGAGCATGAATTGCCGCTCATTGCCGAACTGAATTATGCCGCTTATTTTCTTACGGTCTGGGATCTGGTGGCGTTTGCCCGTCAGCGCGGCATTCTCTGCCAGGGCCGGGGCTCTGCCGCCAATTCCGCCGTGTGCTATTGCCTGGGCATCACCGAGGTGGATCCGGCGCGCATGAATCTGTTGTTCGAACGTTTCATTTCCCGGGAACGGGGAGAGCCGCCGGATATCGACGTGGACTTCGAGCACGAGCGCCGGGAAGAGGTCATTCAATACATCTATGAAAAATATGGCCGGGAGCGGGCGGCTCTGGCGGCTACGGTCATCAGCTACCGGCCGCGCAGCGCCTTGCGCGATGTGGGCAAGGCCCTGGGTCTGACCACCGGGCAACTGGAGCAGTTGGCCCGGGCGGCTTCGGGCTGGCGCAGTCACCGGGAGGTACAGGGCGAGTGGTTGCGGGAGCAGGGCTTCGATCCGGACAGCAAACTGATTCGCCGCCTGCTCTACCTGGTGAACGAAATCCAGGGATTTCCCCGGCATTTGTCCCAGCATGTCGGAGGCTTCGTCATCAGCCGGGGTGGTCTGGATGAACTGGTGCCCGTGGAAAATGCCGCCATGCCGGATCGCAGTATCATTCAGTGGGACAAGGATGATCTGGAGGCTCTGGGCCTGCTCAAGGTGGATGTCCTGGCCCTGGGCATGCTCAGCGCCATCCGCCGCGCCCTGGTGATGCTGGGCAGGGAGTTGCAGGATATACCTGCGGAAGATCCCCGGGTGTATGACATGATCTGCCGGGCGGATACCGTGGGTGTGTTCCAGATCGAATCCCGGGCGCAGATGTCCATGTTGCCGCGCCTTCGGCCCCGTTGTTTCTACGATCTGGTGGTGGAGGTGGCCATCGTGCGTCCCGGTCCCATTCAGGGGGACATGGTGCATCCCTACCTGCGCCGCCGCCAGGGCCTGGAGGCGGTGGACTACCCCTCAGATGCCGTGCGGGATGTGCTGGCGCGCACCCTGGGAGTGCCTATCTTCCAGGAACAGGTGATCCGTCTTACCCAGGTGGCGGCAGGGTTTTCTCCGGGAGAGGCTGATCAGATCCGCCGCTCCATGGCGGCCTGGCGGCGCCGGGGCGGCATGGAAGTATGGGAACGCAAGCTCAAGGCAGGCATGCAGGCCCGGGGTTACAGCGTGGCGTTTGCCGAGCGCATCTTCCGCCAGATCCAGGGCTTTGGTGAATATGGCTTTCCCGAATCCCACGCCGCCAGCTTCGCCCTGCTGGTGTATGTGTCTGCCTGGATCAAATGTCATCATCCGGCGGTGTTCGCCTGCGCCCTGCTCAACAGCCAGCCCATGGGTTTCTATGCCCCGGCCCAGCTGGTGCGGGATGCCCGGGAGCACGGGGTGGAAGTGTTGCCTGTGGACGTGTTACACAGTGACTGGGATTGCCGCCTGGAAGGTTCGGTATTGCGCCTGGGATTACGCCTGGTCAAGGGCTTGTCCCGGGCCGGGGCGGAGCGCCTGGTGACGGAACGTGGCCAGGCGGATTTTTCCAGTGTCCAGGAGCTTGCTGCCCGAACCGGAATCCGCTCATCGGATCTCAAGGCCCTGGCGGCGGCGGATGCCCTGGCTTCCCTGGAAGCTGACCGGTACCGGGCCAACTGGGCAGTGGCGGGATCGGAATCCGGCCTGCCCCTGTTACAGGCGGCAGCCTTTGCCGAGGCAAGGCCGGATCTGCCGGTGCCGGACGAGGCTTCCCAGGTGTTGGCGGATTATGCCCATTTGGGCCTGAGCCTGCGTACGCATCCCCTGGCCCTGTTGCGTCCGGAACTGGGACGGTTGCGCTTTCTTCCCGCCGAGGAGGTGGGGCATCGCAAACCGGGATCGATGGTGCGTGCGGCAGGTTTGGTCCTTACCCGTCAACGGCCGGGGAAAGGGAATGCCGTGTTCATCACCCTGGAGGATGAAACCGGTACCTTGAATCTCATCGTCTGGCGGCACCTGGCCGAGCGTCAGCGCCAGGTGTTGCTGGGGGCAAAACTGTTGGGCGTCTGGGCAGAGATCCAGCGGGCTGAAGGTGTTCAGCACCTGGTGGTGCGGCGCCTGTACGATTACAGCGGCCTGCTTGGAGAGTTGCCGTTGCATTCACGGGATTTCAGGTGA
- the imuA gene encoding translesion DNA synthesis-associated protein ImuA: protein MRAEAEKNIDHLLQQGLLWRGREAAALADRAVLPSGFSRLDEIMGGGWPRASLAEILSDGPGLSLLLPALASLSRQSRWLAWVDAPWLPYAPALAARGVDVSRVLLIRGRDADQGLWAAEQALRSGNCAVVMLWPGKISMARARRLQLAAEEGDCLGVLFRPRRALSQASMAALRLEVKPREERLEIQVHKRPGGWGGRRLVL, encoded by the coding sequence ATGAGAGCAGAAGCGGAAAAAAATATTGACCATCTGTTGCAACAGGGGCTGCTCTGGCGGGGCAGGGAGGCCGCTGCCCTGGCCGACAGGGCGGTGCTGCCCAGTGGTTTCTCCCGCCTGGATGAGATCATGGGGGGCGGCTGGCCCCGGGCATCGCTTGCAGAAATACTTTCCGATGGACCAGGCCTGTCCCTGTTGTTGCCGGCCCTGGCGTCCCTGAGCCGGCAATCCCGTTGGCTGGCCTGGGTGGATGCTCCCTGGTTGCCCTATGCCCCGGCGCTGGCAGCGCGGGGAGTGGATGTGTCCCGGGTGTTGCTGATTCGTGGCCGGGATGCGGACCAGGGCCTGTGGGCAGCGGAACAGGCCCTGCGCTCGGGAAATTGCGCCGTGGTGATGTTATGGCCGGGGAAGATTTCCATGGCCCGGGCCCGGCGCCTGCAACTGGCTGCGGAAGAAGGGGATTGCCTGGGGGTGCTGTTTCGTCCCCGCCGGGCGCTCTCCCAGGCATCCATGGCCGCCCTGCGTCTGGAAGTGAAACCCCGGGAGGAGCGTCTGGAGATACAGGTGCACAAGCGTCCCGGGGGCTGGGGTGGCAGACGGCTGGTATTGTGA
- a CDS encoding Y-family DNA polymerase, giving the protein MQWLGLYFPNLPLDLFWAGEKEQPVAVTRRHQGREIIDRCNIPARQQGLHPGMVLNAALVLVPGLCLHERDRKREQRQLEAIAAWAWRYSSRISLDPLLLLLEVGGSARLFGGRDALLEQLREDPLAPAALEYQALAPSPGAAALLARVRPGCRVETFRELRQTLETIPLAQLTRNARLLDLMRGIGLSRIGDALSLPRPELARRVGPEPALLLDRLLGRAPDPRPLWQPPEHFRQSLLLLAEIEQAPALQFPARRLVAALSAFLRGRDAATQKLRWRFLHRNAPSSLLEQGMLAPTNDSDHILELFRQHLEHLQLPEAVVEMVLEVDTWQAADKTHGDLFSAPREGEQGFLERLCARLGTSAVRGLQGQPDHRPEKSWAYREPVVGAGSRESLDVAAKEAPLWLLPQSRRLPLRNGQPWHEGRLELRAFSRRIETGWWDDGDIARDYYRATNPAGQQLWVYRDRRNGHWYLQGVFE; this is encoded by the coding sequence ATGCAGTGGTTGGGCCTGTATTTCCCCAATCTTCCTCTGGATCTGTTTTGGGCGGGAGAAAAGGAACAGCCCGTGGCCGTTACCCGGCGCCACCAGGGACGGGAGATCATCGACCGTTGCAATATTCCGGCGCGGCAGCAGGGATTGCATCCGGGCATGGTTTTGAACGCGGCTCTGGTTCTGGTGCCCGGGTTGTGCCTGCATGAGCGGGACAGGAAGCGGGAACAGCGGCAGTTGGAGGCGATTGCCGCCTGGGCCTGGCGCTACAGTTCACGTATCAGTCTCGATCCTCTGCTGTTATTGCTGGAAGTGGGCGGCAGTGCCCGGCTGTTCGGTGGCCGGGATGCTCTGCTGGAACAATTGCGCGAAGATCCCCTGGCGCCTGCGGCCCTGGAGTACCAGGCTCTGGCGCCTTCTCCTGGCGCAGCGGCCCTGCTGGCGCGGGTGCGTCCCGGCTGCCGGGTGGAAACTTTCCGGGAGCTGCGGCAAACCCTGGAAACCATTCCCCTGGCACAACTCACCCGGAATGCGCGCCTTCTGGACTTGATGCGGGGTATCGGGCTGTCCCGTATTGGCGATGCCCTGAGCCTGCCCCGGCCGGAGTTGGCACGCCGGGTGGGGCCGGAACCGGCGCTGTTGCTGGACCGTCTCCTGGGGCGGGCGCCGGATCCCCGTCCTTTGTGGCAGCCGCCGGAACATTTTCGCCAGTCCCTGCTGTTGCTGGCGGAGATCGAACAGGCGCCAGCCCTGCAATTTCCCGCCCGGCGTCTGGTGGCGGCTCTGAGCGCCTTTCTGCGTGGCCGGGATGCCGCCACCCAGAAGCTGCGCTGGCGTTTTCTGCACCGGAATGCTCCGTCTTCCCTGTTGGAACAGGGCATGTTGGCGCCCACCAATGACAGTGATCACATCCTGGAATTGTTCCGCCAGCACCTGGAACATCTGCAGCTGCCCGAGGCGGTAGTGGAGATGGTGCTGGAAGTGGATACCTGGCAGGCGGCGGACAAGACTCATGGCGACCTGTTCAGCGCACCCCGGGAGGGAGAGCAGGGGTTTCTGGAACGACTGTGTGCGCGTCTGGGAACATCGGCGGTGCGCGGCCTGCAGGGACAGCCGGATCATCGCCCGGAAAAATCCTGGGCCTACCGGGAGCCGGTGGTGGGGGCGGGTTCCAGGGAAAGCCTTGATGTCGCCGCGAAGGAGGCGCCCCTATGGCTGCTGCCCCAGTCCCGGCGCCTGCCCCTGCGTAATGGACAGCCCTGGCATGAAGGCCGCCTGGAACTGCGGGCGTTCTCCCGGCGTATTGAAACAGGCTGGTGGGATGACGGGGATATCGCCAGGGATTATTACCGGGCCACCAACCCCGCTGGCCAGCAACTGTGGGTGTACCGGGACAGGCGCAACGGCCATTGGTATCTGCAGGGGGTGTTCGAATGA
- a CDS encoding adenylate kinase — protein sequence MRLILLGAPGAGKGTVAKMLTAIDGSVQISTGDILRAAVKEGTDLGKEAQGYMSRGELVPDALIMGIMGERLLEDDCQSGFLLDGFPRTIPQAEALKELLTKLNIELDGVVNLNVPRDVILDRLTTRRTCEDCGAIYNVKSNPPKVEGVCDKCGGKVVQRDDETEEAISKRLDVFNEQTAPLVGFYEKEGMLWDINATSSDEVVAVIKEKLGIA from the coding sequence ATGAGACTGATTCTTTTGGGCGCCCCCGGCGCCGGCAAGGGCACCGTAGCCAAAATGCTGACCGCTATCGACGGCTCTGTACAGATTTCCACCGGCGACATTCTGCGCGCCGCAGTCAAGGAAGGCACCGACCTGGGCAAGGAAGCACAAGGCTACATGAGCCGCGGCGAACTGGTGCCCGATGCCCTGATCATGGGCATCATGGGTGAGCGTCTGCTGGAAGATGACTGCCAGTCCGGCTTCCTCCTGGATGGCTTCCCCCGCACCATTCCCCAGGCTGAAGCCCTGAAGGAACTTTTGACCAAGCTGAACATCGAACTGGACGGCGTGGTCAACCTGAACGTACCCCGCGACGTCATCCTGGATCGTCTCACCACCCGCCGCACCTGCGAAGACTGTGGCGCCATCTACAACGTCAAGAGCAACCCACCCAAGGTGGAAGGTGTTTGTGACAAGTGTGGCGGCAAGGTCGTACAGCGTGACGATGAGACCGAAGAGGCCATTTCCAAGCGTCTGGACGTATTCAATGAGCAGACCGCACCCCTGGTAGGCTTCTACGAGAAGGAAGGCATGCTCTGGGACATCAACGCCACCTCCAGTGATGAAGTGGTTGCGGTCATCAAGGAAAAGCTGGGCATCGCCTGA
- a CDS encoding DsrE family protein, translating to MTIKTMGRRHFLQYLAAFTGTTVLGPAYAHHTDTHFEDDSPHHIVYQLNRADPVYISHILFSAGEMLRKYGDDVEIVIAVFAEGIHLLGKHPLRPIPPELRQKASSLAAYGIAFHACNNTMKSLHWTKKDMVDYARIVPIGVDDIMLLQEKGFSYISW from the coding sequence ATGACCATAAAAACCATGGGCCGTCGGCACTTTCTTCAGTACTTGGCGGCTTTCACGGGAACCACCGTTCTTGGCCCGGCATACGCCCACCATACTGACACCCATTTTGAAGACGACTCCCCACACCATATCGTCTATCAGCTCAACAGGGCGGATCCCGTCTATATCTCCCACATTTTGTTCTCTGCCGGTGAAATGCTGCGCAAGTATGGCGATGACGTGGAAATCGTCATTGCGGTTTTCGCCGAGGGCATACACCTTCTGGGCAAACACCCCCTGCGCCCCATTCCTCCGGAACTACGGCAAAAAGCCTCATCCCTGGCCGCCTATGGCATTGCGTTTCACGCCTGTAACAACACCATGAAGTCCCTGCATTGGACGAAGAAAGACATGGTGGACTACGCAAGGATCGTTCCCATTGGCGTGGACGACATCATGTTGCTGCAGGAAAAAGGGTTCAGCTATATCTCCTGGTAA
- a CDS encoding chloride channel protein — protein sequence MYRKRLRQSGKHLLSRRVWRTRAVFLIGAVLVGIAASLLAMGSDWASETFLWAIDDRPWLPFVITPLGLTLIIWMTRNLFVGSEGSGIPQAIAALHLKRHKHLRHRLLSLPIAFGKGIMIVMGLLCGASIGREGPTIHIAASISFALTRFARFPHHDISRGLILAGGAAGLAAAFNTPLAGVMFAIEEMAKNFEEKTNGTVFTAVIIAGITALSINGNYAYFGTVFAEAEFPGIFSAVVLCGVVGGLIGGSFSALLVYGGRYLRPWRSRHPYLLAMAIGLLLATIGLVSGGLTWGTGYTEAKTALMGIGLDSEGYPIYKYLATLLSYWSGIPGGIFAPSLSIGAGLGVELSQWLPGVSVATVALLGMAAYFTGVVQTPLTAVIIIMEMTDNQGILLPVMVVALIADGISKLINPQPIYRALAEDFIRDLSSQHGANKAGEK from the coding sequence ATGTACCGCAAGCGGCTGCGACAATCCGGAAAGCATCTCCTGTCCCGCCGGGTATGGCGCACACGGGCAGTGTTTCTCATTGGCGCCGTTCTGGTGGGCATCGCTGCCAGCCTGCTGGCCATGGGCAGTGACTGGGCCAGTGAAACCTTTCTGTGGGCCATTGATGATCGCCCCTGGTTGCCCTTTGTCATCACCCCCCTGGGGTTGACCCTGATCATCTGGATGACCCGCAACCTGTTCGTCGGTTCCGAGGGCAGTGGCATACCCCAGGCGATTGCCGCCCTGCATCTCAAACGCCACAAGCATTTGCGTCACAGGTTGCTATCCCTGCCCATCGCCTTTGGCAAGGGCATCATGATCGTTATGGGGCTGCTCTGTGGTGCCTCCATTGGCCGGGAGGGACCGACCATTCACATTGCCGCCTCCATTTCCTTTGCCCTGACGCGCTTTGCCCGCTTTCCCCACCATGACATCAGCCGGGGACTGATTCTGGCCGGTGGTGCCGCGGGATTGGCGGCGGCCTTCAACACGCCTCTGGCGGGGGTTATGTTCGCCATCGAGGAAATGGCCAAGAACTTCGAGGAGAAGACCAATGGCACGGTATTCACCGCGGTCATCATCGCTGGTATTACTGCCTTGTCCATCAACGGCAATTATGCGTATTTTGGCACCGTGTTCGCCGAGGCGGAGTTCCCCGGGATCTTCTCTGCCGTGGTGCTCTGTGGTGTGGTGGGTGGCCTGATCGGAGGCTCTTTCAGCGCTCTGCTGGTTTACGGTGGACGTTACCTGCGGCCCTGGCGCAGCCGCCATCCCTATCTGTTGGCCATGGCCATCGGCCTGTTGCTGGCAACCATTGGCCTGGTATCAGGCGGCCTGACCTGGGGTACGGGGTACACCGAGGCCAAGACCGCCCTCATGGGTATTGGTCTGGATTCCGAGGGTTATCCCATCTATAAGTATCTGGCCACCCTGTTGTCCTACTGGAGTGGAATTCCCGGGGGTATTTTCGCGCCCTCCCTGTCCATAGGCGCTGGTCTGGGGGTGGAGCTGTCCCAGTGGTTGCCGGGTGTGAGCGTGGCCACCGTGGCCCTGCTGGGTATGGCCGCCTATTTCACCGGAGTGGTACAAACCCCCCTGACAGCGGTCATTATCATCATGGAAATGACGGACAACCAGGGGATTCTTCTGCCAGTGATGGTCGTGGCCCTGATTGCCGATGGTATATCCAAGCTCATCAATCCTCAGCCCATTTATCGTGCCCTGGCAGAGGATTTCATTCGTGACCTGTCGTCACAACACGGTGCGAACAAAGCCGGGGAAAAATGA
- a CDS encoding AEC family transporter — translation MTSVVGALMPVFVIILLGVWLRRFQVFDPLVWRGFENLCYFVLFPVLLVKTLATAELGAAQVLDFAAALLFAIGAMSLLLLLLYPLLRRLGVGPAAFSSLFQGATRWHGFIALSIVGLLYGDPGVTWMAIVMAVIIPPLNIINVAILAHFGSTDSRMRDVLGKLARNPFIIACVIGAILNLSHIGLPGPLYNVLDILGGGALGLGLLTVGAGLNIHLVLQNRLLVGFGALVRLLGMPGLMFLGCWLFGIEGTARTVAVIAGAVPTAASSFILARQMGGDASLMANLITVQVLLAVFTLPLMMWLAEL, via the coding sequence ATGACTTCCGTGGTGGGCGCTCTGATGCCTGTGTTCGTCATTATCCTGTTAGGGGTGTGGTTGCGGCGATTCCAGGTGTTCGACCCCCTCGTCTGGCGGGGATTCGAAAACCTGTGTTATTTCGTGCTCTTTCCCGTGCTCCTGGTCAAGACTCTGGCTACTGCGGAACTGGGAGCTGCCCAGGTACTGGATTTTGCCGCTGCCCTGTTGTTCGCCATTGGTGCCATGAGTCTGCTGTTACTGCTCCTGTATCCCTTGCTGCGTCGATTGGGTGTGGGCCCTGCGGCCTTCAGCAGCCTGTTTCAGGGCGCCACCCGCTGGCATGGCTTTATCGCCCTGTCTATCGTCGGCCTGTTGTACGGGGATCCGGGCGTGACCTGGATGGCCATCGTCATGGCGGTGATTATTCCGCCCCTGAATATCATCAATGTCGCCATCCTGGCGCATTTTGGCTCCACCGACAGCCGTATGCGGGATGTATTGGGGAAACTGGCGCGCAATCCTTTCATCATTGCCTGCGTCATTGGCGCCATTCTGAATCTCTCCCATATTGGTCTGCCTGGCCCTTTGTACAATGTGCTGGATATCCTGGGTGGCGGCGCTCTGGGACTGGGGCTGCTCACCGTGGGGGCAGGGCTGAACATACATCTGGTATTGCAAAACCGTCTGCTGGTGGGCTTTGGCGCCCTGGTGCGTCTGCTGGGGATGCCGGGGCTGATGTTTCTGGGATGCTGGCTGTTTGGTATCGAGGGAACCGCACGCACCGTGGCGGTGATTGCCGGGGCCGTGCCCACAGCGGCCTCTTCCTTCATCCTGGCCCGTCAGATGGGCGGTGACGCCAGCCTCATGGCCAACCTGATCACCGTGCAGGTATTGCTGGCGGTATTTACCCTGCCATTGATGATGTGGCTGGCAGAGCTTTGA
- the metA gene encoding homoserine O-succinyltransferase MetA, with protein sequence MPLVAHNDLPSFERLRQEGLLVLPTGRAMHQHIRELHIGLLNMMPDKALAATERQFFRLVGESNPIAQFYVHPFTLPELPRSPEAQAHIDAYYETFDEIREKGLDALIITGANVTGPELANQPFWEPLIRVIDWAWENVTSTLCSCLATHAVLQFRYAQHRQPQERKIWGVFPHRVMDKIHPLVSDVNSRFHVPHSRWNAVTPEQFRDAGLRVLVESDDIGVHLATSHDGLRFVFFQGHPEYDTVSLLKEYKREVLLWIAGERKDYPPMPDNYFSLQQKAIFDEYAWRLQRAREAGNALPEFPENLVAGNIDNIWHDTAEAVIANWIGLVYQVTHRERHLPFMEGVDSEDPLGLQQIPE encoded by the coding sequence ATGCCCCTGGTTGCCCACAATGATCTTCCTTCCTTCGAGCGCCTGCGCCAGGAAGGACTGCTGGTGCTGCCCACCGGGCGCGCCATGCATCAGCATATCCGCGAACTGCATATTGGCCTGCTCAACATGATGCCGGACAAGGCCCTGGCGGCCACCGAGCGCCAGTTCTTCCGCCTGGTGGGGGAGAGCAATCCCATTGCCCAGTTCTATGTGCATCCTTTCACCCTGCCGGAACTGCCGCGCAGCCCTGAGGCACAGGCGCATATCGATGCTTATTATGAAACTTTCGATGAAATCCGGGAGAAGGGGCTGGATGCCCTGATCATCACCGGTGCCAATGTCACCGGCCCGGAACTGGCCAATCAGCCGTTTTGGGAGCCTTTGATCAGGGTCATCGACTGGGCCTGGGAGAATGTCACTTCCACGCTTTGCTCCTGCCTGGCCACCCATGCGGTGTTGCAATTCCGATATGCACAACATCGTCAACCCCAGGAACGGAAGATCTGGGGCGTATTCCCACACCGGGTGATGGACAAGATTCATCCTCTGGTGAGTGATGTGAATAGCCGTTTTCATGTGCCCCATTCCCGCTGGAATGCCGTGACCCCGGAACAATTCCGGGATGCCGGTCTGCGGGTGCTGGTAGAGAGTGATGACATTGGCGTGCACCTGGCCACCAGCCATGACGGCCTGCGGTTCGTGTTTTTCCAGGGGCATCCGGAATATGACACTGTGTCCCTGCTCAAGGAATATAAGCGTGAGGTCCTGCTATGGATCGCCGGTGAACGGAAGGATTATCCACCCATGCCGGACAACTATTTCAGCCTGCAGCAGAAAGCCATATTCGATGAGTACGCCTGGCGCCTCCAACGTGCCCGGGAAGCCGGGAATGCACTGCCTGAGTTTCCCGAGAATCTGGTGGCGGGCAACATCGATAATATCTGGCATGATACTGCGGAAGCGGTAATCGCCAACTGGATCGGCCTTGTTTATCAGGTGACCCACCGTGAGCGGCATCTGCCCTTCATGGAAGGGGTGGATTCCGAAGATCCTCTGGGATTGCAACAGATACCCGAATAG